One genomic segment of Clostridium saccharoperbutylacetonicum N1-4(HMT) includes these proteins:
- a CDS encoding glycerophosphodiester phosphodiesterase: MKILNIAHRGYSGKFDENTMLAFEKAIEYKADGIETDVQLSQDNIPVIIHDETLERTTNGIGYVKDYTLAELKMFKTKNGEEIPTLKELLELVAKSNLKVLNLELKNSIFPYQGLEEKVLEMIEQYNLKEKIIISSFNHLSLVKIRSLDDKIKLGALTDSTLANVSKYLKDIKVQCYHPCFPSILIEEYMREIKEAGIMVNPYTVNEEEHMKMVIRVKPDCIITNEIEKLYNLIN; the protein is encoded by the coding sequence AATACAATGCTTGCATTTGAAAAAGCCATTGAATATAAGGCCGATGGTATAGAGACGGATGTCCAGCTATCTCAAGATAATATACCAGTCATAATACATGATGAAACCTTAGAAAGAACAACAAATGGAATAGGGTATGTTAAAGATTATACTTTGGCTGAACTCAAGATGTTTAAAACTAAGAACGGTGAGGAAATACCGACTTTAAAAGAGCTTTTAGAACTTGTGGCAAAATCAAATTTAAAAGTATTGAATTTAGAATTGAAAAATAGCATATTCCCTTATCAAGGTCTTGAAGAAAAAGTTTTAGAAATGATTGAGCAATATAATTTAAAAGAAAAAATTATTATTTCAAGTTTTAATCATTTGAGTTTAGTTAAAATTAGAAGCTTAGATGATAAAATAAAACTAGGAGCATTGACAGATTCAACTCTTGCCAATGTTTCAAAATATTTAAAAGATATTAAGGTACAATGCTATCATCCTTGTTTCCCAAGTATATTAATAGAAGAATATATGAGAGAAATTAAAGAAGCAGGAATAATGGTAAATCCATATACCGTAAATGAAGAAGAACATATGAAAATGGTTATTAGAGTAAAACCTGATTGTATAATTACAAATGAAATTGAAAAATTATACAATTTAATAAATTAA